From the genome of Pseudomonas sp. FP453:
GCAGAGGTCCATATGGGACACCTGCAACGGCACTTCCAGCATCGACAACGCCGCGATGTGCGTGGGGTGCGTATGGATGATGCAATTCACATCCGGCCGCCCACGGTACACCCAACTGTGGAAACGGTTGGCCGGGTTGGGAATGCCGTGGCCTTCCAATACTTCAAGGTCCTCGTTGACCAGCAGCAGGTTGCTGGCGGTGATTTCGTCAAAACCCAGGCCCAGTTGCTGAGTGTAATAGGTGCCAGGCGTTGGCCCACGGGCGGTGATCTGCCCGGCCAGGCCGGAGTCGTGGCCGTTCTCGAACAGGATGCGGCACGTGAGCGCCAGCTTTTGCCGGTCGGTCCACGTATTATCCGCCAGGGTGTTTTGCATCTGGACCAGCGCTTGCTTGACCAGTTGGTCTTTGGGGAGTGCTAATGTCTTGGCCATATCGGTGTCCTTTGGGTAGTTCAATGGACGTCTGTTTTGCTGGTCTCCCGCTGCTCGCAAGGTCGTTGGGTGAACGCAAATGACACTAAAGATGCTATATGACACAAAGTGTCATTGGCAAGCGCAGCTTATCGTTTCCTGCATGGATTAACCGCAGCACATGTCTATCCGTTTGAAATTATTGAGAAAAAAACTTGGCGTGACCTTGGATGTGCTGGCCGAAAAGTCCGGCATGACCAAGAGTTATCTGTCCAAGGTTGAACGCGGACTCAATACGCCGTCGATTGCGGCCGCGCTGAAACTGGCCAAGGCGTTGAACGTGAAGGTCGAAGAGCTGTTCAGCGAAGACAGCGTCAGCCTCGACAGCTACAGCCTGGTGCGCAGCCATGAACGGCCCGACACCGCGCCGGGTTATGCGGTGCTGGCCCATCAGGTCAGTGAGCGCAGCCTGCTGCCGTTCATCATCTACCCACCGGCGGAGTTCACCGACAAGACCTTCAAGGAGCACCTGGGGGAGGAGTTTCTGTTTGTGCATGAAGGCCAGGTGGAAGTGGATTTCATGAATGAACGGGTGATTCTGGAGCGCGGCGATGCGCTGCATTTCAATGCGCAGAAACCCCATCGGCTGAGGTCGGTGGGGCCGGTGCAGGCGCAGTTGCTGGTGGTGGTGCACAGCAAGGAAGAGTGATGCTGATTGCGCCTTGAAATGCAGTCCACTGTGGGAGCTGGCTTGCCTGCGATAGCATCACCCTGGTCTGCCTGATACACCGAGGTGTCTGCATCGCAGGCAAGCCAGCTCCCACAGTCGATCTCCTTTGTATGGGAGATCAGTGTTCGACAGGGACGGACAGTGCGGGATTGCCCAGTGGGTGAGTGCGCGCAGCGAAGAACTTCAGCTCCACGCCCGTCCCCTCGAACATCTCCGAATACCGCCGCTTCTGCTGCCGAATAAACCCATCACTGCGCCCCGACACCGAAATCGCCAGGGTGCTCAACTTGGCCTGGCGAATCGCATCCACCAAGTGTTTATCCTGTGCGCCCAAATCGTGGCCAAAGATGCACAGCGCGCCCTGATGGCCGAGCAACTGTTCATAACAGAACGACAGGTAATCCGAGCTGCGGATGCTCTTCAGTTTCTCCTCCACCTTGCCTTCGCTGACAAACAGCGGCACATCGTCCAGGGTCTTGATCGTGTTGTTGATCGCAAAACTGCTGAGCAAGGTGCTGTCGGTGGTCGGCAGTTTGCGCGCGGTGCCGTCGAGGTTGCGCACCAGGTGCAGGCCGCCGTGCAAGTAGAGGATGCGTGTGGCGCTGGTGTGGGTGTTGCGCAGGTCGAAACT
Proteins encoded in this window:
- a CDS encoding aldolase; translation: MAKTLALPKDQLVKQALVQMQNTLADNTWTDRQKLALTCRILFENGHDSGLAGQITARGPTPGTYYTQQLGLGFDEITASNLLLVNEDLEVLEGHGIPNPANRFHSWVYRGRPDVNCIIHTHPTHIAALSMLEVPLQVSHMDLCPLYEDCAFLEAWPGVPVGNEEGEIITAALGDKRAILLSHHGQLSTGASIEEACVIAQLIERAAKLQLLAMAAGTIKPILPELGREAHDWISRPKRHGAAFNYYARQNLRQHADCLN
- a CDS encoding helix-turn-helix domain-containing protein: MSIRLKLLRKKLGVTLDVLAEKSGMTKSYLSKVERGLNTPSIAAALKLAKALNVKVEELFSEDSVSLDSYSLVRSHERPDTAPGYAVLAHQVSERSLLPFIIYPPAEFTDKTFKEHLGEEFLFVHEGQVEVDFMNERVILERGDALHFNAQKPHRLRSVGPVQAQLLVVVHSKEE
- a CDS encoding DUF4917 family protein — protein: MKDFQDIDAHLEDWSALRGAIDFSGILIGNGASRTIWEDFAYDSLFENARTVEEKPLSPSELSVFDALQTRSFEQALGALKTTSRVNKALAVSSAAPRNRYYAIKEALINTIHAVHIPWRLVQPSTLETINRELASYATVFTSNYDLLNYWAILHTPGIDDLFRSADASFDLRNTHTSATRILYLHGGLHLVRNLDGTARKLPTTDSTLLSSFAINNTIKTLDDVPLFVSEGKVEEKLKSIRSSDYLSFCYEQLLGHQGALCIFGHDLGAQDKHLVDAIRQAKLSTLAISVSGRSDGFIRQQKRRYSEMFEGTGVELKFFAARTHPLGNPALSVPVEH